The Pyxidicoccus xibeiensis genome includes a window with the following:
- a CDS encoding nucleotidyltransferase codes for MEKRHPNHPGEMGTDAALAERDRAPDEINARARAIGLLHDAGVPFVVGGAYAYATYTGIYRDTKDLDLFPRKRDALRALEVLEQDGWRTERADEVWLYKAYKGDYFVDFIFSSGNGVAVVDDEWFSNAKTATIFGHECLVAPAEEMIWSKAFVNERERYDGSDVNHLFLKAGKSMDWERLMRRFDRYWEVLLSHLMMFRFSYPSERDLIPDWVMAELMSRTLHTIREGRWEDKVCRGNLISRVNYHVDIHHWGFGDGRAWDESERKEGGERGEGSEFEDSVGGSR; via the coding sequence ATGGAAAAGAGACACCCCAACCATCCCGGGGAGATGGGCACGGACGCGGCGCTGGCGGAGCGCGACCGCGCGCCCGATGAAATCAACGCCCGCGCCCGGGCGATTGGGCTGCTGCACGACGCGGGGGTGCCCTTCGTGGTGGGAGGCGCGTACGCGTACGCCACCTATACCGGCATCTACCGGGACACGAAGGACCTGGACCTCTTCCCGCGCAAGCGTGACGCCCTGCGGGCCCTCGAGGTGCTGGAGCAGGACGGCTGGCGCACCGAGCGCGCGGACGAGGTGTGGCTCTACAAGGCCTACAAGGGCGACTACTTCGTCGACTTCATCTTCTCGTCCGGCAACGGCGTGGCGGTGGTGGACGACGAGTGGTTCAGCAATGCCAAGACGGCCACCATCTTCGGGCACGAGTGCCTTGTGGCACCCGCCGAGGAGATGATCTGGTCCAAGGCGTTCGTGAACGAGCGCGAGCGGTATGACGGCTCGGACGTGAACCACCTGTTCCTGAAGGCGGGGAAGTCCATGGACTGGGAGCGGCTGATGCGCCGCTTCGACCGGTACTGGGAGGTGCTGCTCAGCCACCTGATGATGTTCAGGTTCTCGTACCCATCCGAGCGGGACCTCATCCCGGACTGGGTGATGGCGGAGCTGATGAGCCGCACGCTGCACACCATCCGCGAGGGCCGCTGGGAGGACAAGGTGTGCCGCGGCAACCTCATCTCGCGGGTCAACTACCACGTGGACATCCACCACTGGGGCTTCGGCGACGGACGGGCGTGGGACGAGAGCGAGCGGAAGGAGGGAGGCGAGCGTGGCGAGGGATCCGAGTTCGAAGATTCGGTTGGCGGCAGTCGGTGA
- a CDS encoding DUF4384 domain-containing protein: MSAHESEWTLRRLSAGELAAAEAARVRAHTASCTVCGAALRGIEQGQAAFEAAIPFERFEAGVERAVQRQRRGTAFTTPPRRWVATTVAMAASVLVVFLARPLLEGPSPGRNGIKGGAVAELRIGGGPGPQREARKDGPEELVEGERVRLGYQADGHRYVAALSVDAIGDVTPLHPESGESLPVEPGADLHWLPGSWEFTGSGAERVVLVLSDAPVPVESLVDAARRAFLAADGNVEQMAPLDVPGEQTHWMLLKP, from the coding sequence ATGAGCGCGCACGAGTCGGAGTGGACATTGCGCCGCCTGAGCGCCGGGGAGCTGGCCGCCGCCGAGGCCGCCCGCGTCCGCGCCCACACGGCCTCCTGCACGGTGTGCGGCGCCGCGCTGCGCGGAATCGAGCAGGGCCAGGCGGCCTTCGAGGCTGCAATCCCCTTCGAGCGCTTCGAGGCGGGCGTGGAGCGCGCGGTACAGCGGCAGCGGCGCGGCACGGCCTTCACCACGCCCCCCCGCCGCTGGGTGGCGACGACGGTGGCCATGGCCGCCTCCGTGCTGGTGGTCTTCCTGGCGCGGCCCCTGCTGGAGGGACCCAGCCCCGGGCGCAACGGCATCAAGGGTGGCGCGGTGGCGGAGCTGCGCATCGGCGGAGGGCCGGGCCCGCAGCGCGAGGCCCGCAAGGACGGGCCCGAGGAGCTGGTGGAGGGCGAGCGGGTGAGGCTGGGCTACCAGGCCGACGGGCACCGCTACGTGGCGGCCCTCTCGGTGGATGCCATCGGCGACGTCACGCCCCTGCACCCGGAGTCGGGGGAGAGCCTTCCGGTGGAGCCCGGCGCGGACCTGCACTGGCTGCCCGGCAGCTGGGAGTTCACCGGCTCCGGCGCCGAGCGGGTGGTGCTGGTGCTGTCGGACGCGCCCGTGCCGGTGGAGTCGCTGGTGGACGCCGCGCGGCGCGCCTTCCTCGCGGCGGACGGCAACGTGGAGCAGATGGCGCCGCTGGACGTGCCGGGTGAACAGACGCACTGGATGCTCCTGAAGCCATGA
- a CDS encoding caspase family protein: MSPLPSPLRAVAVALALVATAAHADTLRRFALVAGNDEGGGDTRPLRFAQDDARKMHSLLQRLGGVSAGDAKLLLNEDSRDFLAALADLEARARAARERGERTALLVYYSGHAKDGALRLGDSRLDFDDLKRRLAEAPTDIRIAILDSCRSGALTRTKGARRAPAFEIEAGAARDARGLVILTSSAADEDSQESDALRGSYFSHHLASGLLGDADRSGDGRVTLFEAYSHAYARTVADTAASTAGAQHPTFSYDLAGNGDLVLTDLRASGEGLLVPGPAPAGTYYFVDPGGMVVAELDKTADAERRVALAPGTYRVKRRLADRLRIGEVQVPRGRQAVLEEARLRDAPFSDDPVKGAAREGGAWWTVGLSGGMQSFFDAPTRDTLFLSVGLLGAEAQLHDYFRRDWVWGVDVAVGGKQAVLSLPTLSGPAYRYSVTSLGTTLTSEWPQGSVAPFVGARLAYLVLRRDFEGEEFPDQKFAMFSPGLVGGVRWKPLPRVHLTGRARVHYLQYTVDEQRSLGYWELGALLTYQP; this comes from the coding sequence ATGAGCCCCCTGCCCTCCCCCCTCCGAGCCGTGGCCGTGGCGCTCGCCCTGGTGGCGACGGCCGCGCACGCCGACACGCTGCGCCGCTTCGCGCTGGTGGCCGGCAACGACGAGGGCGGCGGAGACACGCGCCCGCTGCGCTTCGCCCAGGACGACGCGCGGAAGATGCACTCGCTCCTGCAGCGGCTGGGCGGCGTCTCCGCGGGGGACGCGAAGCTGCTGCTGAACGAGGACTCGAGGGACTTCCTCGCGGCGCTGGCGGACCTGGAGGCGCGCGCCCGCGCGGCCCGGGAGCGCGGCGAGCGCACCGCGCTGCTCGTCTACTACTCCGGCCATGCGAAGGACGGCGCGCTGCGGCTGGGCGACTCGCGGCTGGACTTCGACGACCTCAAGCGCCGGCTGGCGGAGGCGCCCACGGACATCCGCATCGCCATCCTCGACTCGTGCCGCTCCGGCGCACTGACGCGGACGAAGGGCGCGCGGCGGGCCCCGGCCTTCGAGATTGAAGCCGGCGCGGCGCGAGACGCGCGGGGCCTGGTCATCCTCACCTCCAGCGCGGCGGACGAGGACTCGCAGGAGTCGGACGCGCTGCGTGGCAGCTACTTCTCGCACCACCTGGCCAGCGGCCTGCTGGGCGACGCGGACCGCAGCGGCGACGGGCGGGTGACGCTGTTCGAGGCGTACTCGCATGCGTATGCGCGGACGGTGGCGGACACGGCGGCCAGCACCGCGGGCGCGCAGCACCCGACGTTCAGCTACGACCTGGCGGGCAACGGGGACCTGGTGCTGACGGACCTGCGCGCCAGCGGCGAGGGGTTGCTGGTGCCGGGCCCGGCGCCCGCGGGCACGTACTACTTCGTGGACCCGGGCGGCATGGTGGTGGCGGAGCTGGACAAGACGGCGGACGCCGAGCGCCGCGTGGCGCTGGCCCCGGGGACGTACCGCGTGAAGCGCCGGCTCGCGGACCGGCTGCGCATCGGCGAGGTGCAGGTGCCTCGCGGGCGGCAGGCGGTGCTGGAGGAGGCGCGGCTGCGGGACGCGCCCTTCTCGGACGACCCGGTGAAGGGCGCGGCGCGCGAGGGCGGCGCGTGGTGGACGGTGGGGCTGTCCGGCGGCATGCAGTCCTTCTTCGACGCGCCCACGCGCGACACGCTGTTCCTCTCCGTGGGCTTGCTGGGCGCGGAGGCGCAGCTGCACGACTACTTCCGCCGCGACTGGGTGTGGGGCGTGGACGTGGCGGTGGGTGGGAAGCAGGCGGTGCTGTCGCTGCCCACGCTGTCCGGGCCGGCATACCGGTACTCGGTGACGAGCCTGGGCACGACGCTCACCTCCGAGTGGCCCCAGGGCAGCGTGGCGCCCTTCGTGGGCGCGCGCCTGGCGTACCTCGTGCTGCGGCGCGACTTCGAGGGCGAGGAGTTCCCGGACCAGAAGTTCGCCATGTTCTCTCCGGGGCTGGTGGGCGGGGTGCGCTGGAAGCCGCTGCCGCGCGTGCACCTCACCGGCCGGGCCCGGGTCCACTACCTGCAATACACCGTCGATGAGCAGCGCTCGCTGGGCTACTGGGAGCTGGGCGCGCTCCTCACCTACCAGCCATGA
- the rpoZ gene encoding DNA-directed RNA polymerase subunit omega, which yields MARVTVEDCLPRVDNRFALVLLAAKRARQLMAGARPIIEISKNKPPVLSLREVATGRVKFDRDVREALSGKYAAEEPRKP from the coding sequence ATGGCTCGCGTCACAGTCGAAGACTGCCTCCCCCGCGTGGACAACCGGTTCGCGCTGGTGCTGCTCGCCGCCAAGCGCGCGCGTCAGCTGATGGCGGGTGCCCGGCCCATCATCGAGATCTCCAAGAACAAGCCCCCCGTGCTCTCCCTGCGCGAGGTCGCCACCGGCCGCGTGAAGTTCGACCGGGACGTGCGCGAGGCGCTCTCCGGCAAGTACGCCGCCGAAGAGCCCCGCAAGCCCTGA
- a CDS encoding AmpG family muropeptide MFS transporter: MSEGSKTEERPQRPGTLKSLALAMASWRTASVTLLSFSSGLPLGLVWIAIPDWLRSAGVDIRIVGLVTLAQAPWSFKFLWSPLMDRYVPPFWGRRRGWMALAQVALFATTLALAGLGSHPEAAWVVGALAMAVAFSAATQDIAIDAYSVEVLRKEEQGVAVGARVALYRAAMFIAGSAAITLAGRISWSIVVIGLALLYIPLLLITRFAPEPEERVPPPKSLKDAVWYPFVGFLNRHRALEILAFVFAYKLADNLGGSLLRPFLVDMGYSALHRGVALGTIGLFGTIIGTLIGGAWTTVLGLGRALWIFGVVQIVSNVGYVLVARAGAPNELLMYSAIGFEQVTQGLGTGAFSVLLLRLTQKRFSATQFALLSSLFSIPRVVAGPISGYAVHALGWEQFFWVTMVAGIPGLLLLARFVPLGVKDPNFDVEPAARPASRAMSRGALATAAVLAGVAGIVLGGLTTALLAAMQAVRTNPTAGFDFGAALNTTLHPATVTDWVTLGGIVIFGLVVGLLTAAALAARSGAFYIPEEEAPPAAPSTGAAQAR, encoded by the coding sequence ATGAGTGAAGGGTCGAAGACCGAGGAGCGCCCCCAGCGTCCCGGGACATTGAAGAGCCTGGCGCTGGCCATGGCCTCCTGGCGGACCGCTTCGGTGACGCTGCTCTCGTTCTCCTCGGGTCTGCCCCTGGGCCTGGTCTGGATTGCGATTCCCGACTGGCTGCGCAGCGCCGGCGTGGACATCCGCATCGTGGGCCTCGTCACGCTGGCGCAGGCCCCCTGGTCCTTCAAGTTCCTCTGGTCCCCGCTGATGGACCGCTACGTGCCACCCTTCTGGGGACGGCGGCGGGGCTGGATGGCGCTGGCGCAGGTGGCCCTCTTCGCCACCACCCTGGCGCTGGCGGGCCTGGGCAGCCACCCGGAGGCGGCGTGGGTGGTGGGCGCGCTCGCCATGGCGGTGGCGTTCTCCGCGGCCACACAGGACATCGCCATCGACGCGTACTCGGTGGAGGTGCTGCGCAAGGAGGAGCAGGGCGTCGCGGTGGGCGCGCGCGTGGCGCTGTACCGGGCGGCCATGTTCATCGCCGGCTCGGCGGCCATCACCCTGGCGGGCCGGATTTCGTGGAGCATCGTCGTCATCGGGCTGGCGCTGCTCTACATCCCGCTGCTGCTCATCACCCGCTTCGCCCCGGAGCCCGAGGAGCGCGTCCCGCCTCCGAAGTCACTGAAGGATGCCGTCTGGTACCCCTTCGTGGGCTTCCTCAACCGGCACCGGGCGCTGGAGATCCTCGCCTTCGTCTTCGCGTACAAGCTGGCGGACAACCTGGGCGGCTCGCTGCTGCGGCCCTTCCTGGTGGACATGGGCTACAGCGCCCTGCACCGCGGCGTGGCGCTGGGCACCATCGGCCTGTTCGGCACCATCATCGGGACGCTCATCGGCGGCGCGTGGACCACGGTGCTGGGGCTGGGCCGGGCGCTCTGGATTTTCGGCGTGGTGCAGATCGTCTCCAACGTGGGCTACGTGCTCGTGGCGCGCGCCGGGGCGCCCAACGAGCTGCTGATGTACTCCGCCATCGGCTTCGAGCAGGTGACGCAGGGCCTGGGCACGGGTGCCTTCTCCGTGCTGCTGCTGCGGCTGACGCAGAAGCGCTTCTCCGCCACCCAGTTCGCGCTGCTCTCCAGCCTCTTCTCCATCCCCCGCGTGGTGGCCGGCCCCATCAGTGGCTACGCCGTCCATGCCCTGGGCTGGGAGCAGTTCTTCTGGGTCACCATGGTGGCCGGCATCCCCGGCCTGCTGCTGCTGGCGCGCTTCGTCCCGCTGGGCGTGAAGGACCCCAACTTCGACGTGGAGCCCGCGGCCCGTCCTGCGAGCCGGGCGATGAGCCGGGGCGCCCTGGCCACCGCCGCCGTGCTGGCGGGCGTGGCGGGCATCGTCCTGGGGGGCCTGACGACCGCGCTGCTCGCCGCCATGCAGGCCGTGCGCACCAACCCCACCGCGGGCTTCGACTTCGGTGCGGCCCTGAACACGACGCTCCACCCCGCCACCGTCACTGACTGGGTGACGCTCGGGGGCATCGTCATCTTCGGGCTGGTGGTGGGCCTGCTCACGGCCGCCGCGCTCGCCGCGCGCTCCGGGGCCTTCTACATCCCCGAGGAGGAGGCCCCGCCCGCCGCCCCCTCCACGGGCGCGGCCCAGGCCCGCTGA
- a CDS encoding DoxX family protein, which translates to METVKLVLQYVLALLMVAAGLNHFRNPKFYLRMMPPYLPWHGPLVFWSGVAEALLGVLLVVPQTSRLAAWGLIALFVAVFPANLYMSMNPERFKKLHPALLWLRLPFQAVFILWAWWYT; encoded by the coding sequence ATGGAAACCGTGAAGCTCGTCCTGCAGTACGTCCTCGCCCTGCTGATGGTGGCGGCGGGGTTGAATCACTTCCGCAACCCGAAGTTCTACCTGCGGATGATGCCGCCGTACCTGCCGTGGCACGGCCCGCTCGTGTTCTGGAGTGGTGTGGCGGAGGCCCTGCTGGGAGTGCTGCTGGTGGTGCCGCAGACGAGCCGGCTCGCCGCGTGGGGGCTCATCGCGCTGTTCGTCGCGGTGTTCCCCGCCAACCTCTACATGTCGATGAACCCGGAGCGGTTCAAGAAGCTCCACCCCGCCCTGCTCTGGCTGCGGCTTCCCTTCCAGGCCGTCTTCATCCTCTGGGCCTGGTGGTACACCTGA
- a CDS encoding NUDIX hydrolase: MPREASAGGVVIRESAGTWEVAVIRPHGRPLWALPKGHVDPGESPEQTASREVREETGLTATLIAPLGEIRYVYQFRGQRIFKRVHFFLFRYQEGALGPLPGPRVEVDEVRWVPVGQLVPMLGYKGEKAVASRAVRWLRSQGLLPEAPSPVRTVVSGEEGG; this comes from the coding sequence ATGCCACGCGAGGCGTCCGCAGGAGGAGTCGTCATCCGGGAGAGTGCGGGCACCTGGGAGGTGGCCGTCATTCGTCCCCATGGGCGACCCTTGTGGGCGCTCCCGAAGGGGCACGTCGACCCGGGGGAGAGCCCGGAGCAGACGGCGAGCCGCGAGGTGCGCGAGGAGACGGGCCTCACCGCGACGCTCATCGCCCCGCTGGGAGAGATTCGCTACGTCTACCAGTTCCGGGGGCAGCGCATCTTCAAGCGCGTCCACTTCTTCCTCTTCCGCTACCAGGAAGGCGCGCTGGGGCCGCTGCCGGGGCCGCGCGTGGAGGTGGACGAGGTGCGCTGGGTGCCGGTGGGCCAGCTGGTGCCCATGCTCGGCTACAAGGGTGAGAAGGCCGTGGCGTCGCGCGCGGTGCGGTGGCTGCGCTCACAGGGCCTGCTCCCCGAAGCTCCCTCCCCGGTCCGCACGGTGGTCTCCGGGGAGGAAGGCGGCTGA
- a CDS encoding metallophosphoesterase family protein encodes MAAVGDLHCREDHHGRFRQLVKQVNATADLLVLCGDLTDRGMIEEGKVLAEELSALRVPCAAVMGNHDYEHGQAKEICGELAKAGVHILDGDHFIFEKVLGVAGVKGFGGGFGNATLQAFGEAQTKAFVQEAVTESLKLEAALSHLDTDKKVVIMHYSPVPETLDGENIEIRPFLGTSRLSMPIDHYGAEAVFHGHAHHGARNGKTKSGIPVYNVAMPLLAKLTPDQRYVLLEV; translated from the coding sequence TTGGCGGCAGTCGGTGACCTTCACTGCCGCGAGGACCACCACGGCCGCTTCCGTCAGCTCGTCAAACAGGTGAACGCCACGGCGGACCTGCTCGTGCTGTGCGGGGACCTCACCGACCGCGGGATGATTGAAGAGGGCAAGGTGCTCGCGGAGGAGCTGTCCGCCCTGCGCGTGCCCTGCGCGGCGGTCATGGGCAACCACGACTACGAGCACGGGCAGGCCAAGGAGATCTGCGGCGAGCTGGCCAAGGCGGGCGTCCACATCCTCGACGGGGACCACTTCATCTTCGAGAAGGTGCTGGGCGTCGCGGGGGTGAAGGGCTTTGGCGGCGGCTTCGGGAACGCCACGCTGCAGGCGTTCGGCGAGGCGCAGACGAAGGCCTTCGTGCAGGAGGCCGTCACCGAGTCCCTGAAGCTGGAGGCTGCGCTGAGCCACCTCGACACGGACAAGAAGGTGGTCATCATGCACTACTCCCCGGTGCCGGAGACGCTGGACGGGGAGAACATCGAAATCCGTCCGTTCCTCGGGACGAGCCGGCTGTCGATGCCCATCGACCACTACGGCGCGGAGGCGGTGTTCCACGGCCACGCGCACCACGGCGCGCGCAACGGGAAGACCAAGAGCGGCATCCCCGTCTACAACGTGGCCATGCCCCTGCTGGCGAAGCTCACCCCGGACCAGCGGTACGTGCTCCTGGAGGTGTGA
- a CDS encoding RNA polymerase sigma factor: MTGTSQPVLKVIQGGSPGDRRALLRDLYTKYGGSVMSRCRYLLKDPTRAEDAMHDVFARALTQGEDFRAESSPLTWLMKIATNHCLNMMRSERAGWRRWFERDEAAKPEGHGGPGQMETRDLVRRMLEQVDTETQAAVIHYHVDGMTLEEVAAILGRSVPTIRKRLERFAELGGEELKVR; the protein is encoded by the coding sequence GTGACGGGAACGAGCCAGCCGGTCCTCAAGGTGATTCAGGGTGGAAGCCCCGGGGACCGGCGAGCCCTGCTGCGCGACCTGTACACGAAGTATGGCGGCAGCGTGATGAGCCGCTGCCGCTACCTCCTGAAGGACCCGACGCGGGCGGAGGACGCGATGCACGACGTCTTCGCCCGCGCCCTCACCCAGGGCGAGGACTTCCGCGCGGAGTCCTCGCCATTGACGTGGCTGATGAAGATTGCCACCAACCACTGCCTCAACATGATGCGCTCCGAACGGGCGGGCTGGCGGCGGTGGTTCGAGCGGGACGAGGCGGCGAAGCCGGAAGGGCACGGAGGCCCGGGGCAGATGGAGACGCGGGACCTGGTGCGCCGGATGCTGGAGCAGGTGGACACGGAGACGCAGGCGGCGGTCATCCACTACCACGTGGACGGGATGACGCTGGAAGAGGTGGCGGCGATACTGGGGCGCTCGGTCCCCACCATCCGCAAGCGGCTGGAGCGCTTCGCCGAGCTGGGCGGAGAGGAGCTGAAGGTCCGATGA
- the groES gene encoding co-chaperone GroES: protein MKIRPLQDRLIVKRVAEETKTKGGLFIPDTAKEKPLEGKVIAAGNGKVLEDGKVRPMDIKAGDTILFSKYAGTEIKLDGEEHLILREEDVLGVIEK from the coding sequence ATGAAGATTCGTCCCCTGCAGGATCGGCTCATCGTCAAGCGCGTCGCCGAGGAGACCAAGACCAAGGGCGGTCTCTTCATCCCCGACACGGCGAAGGAGAAGCCCCTCGAGGGCAAGGTGATCGCCGCGGGCAACGGCAAGGTGCTGGAGGACGGCAAGGTCCGCCCGATGGACATCAAGGCCGGCGACACCATCCTGTTCAGCAAGTACGCGGGCACCGAGATCAAGCTCGACGGCGAGGAGCACCTCATCCTCCGTGAGGAGGATGTGCTCGGCGTGATCGAGAAGTAA
- the pgm gene encoding phosphoglucomutase (alpha-D-glucose-1,6-bisphosphate-dependent), whose product MAHPLAGKPAPVELLIDPEKLRARYLAEQPDVRVPEERVAFGTSGHRGSSARRSFNEAHIVAVTQAVCEYRQQQGIDGPLYLGMDTHALSEPAQRTALEVLAANGVQVRFTDGATPTPVISHAILVFNQGRTSGLADGIVITPSHNPPEDGGIKYNPPNGGPADTNVTAGIERRANELLGNGNAGVKRIPYERARTAPTVKPHDFITPYVEDLGSVVDMEALRGAKLKIGADPLGGSNVDYWEPIATRYGLNLHVVNPTVDPTFRFMPLDHDGKIRMDCSSPYAMANLVRLKDQYDIAFGNDADSDRHGIVTRSMGLMNPNHYLAVAIHYLFRNRPGWKPGTAVGKTLVSSSLIDRVAKDLGRRVVEVPVGFKWFVDGLVDGSLGFGGEESAGASFLRRDGSVWTTDKDGIILDLLAVEILARTGKDPGEHYRDLASRFGAPLYTRIDQPATPAQKSALKKLSPDVVKATTLAGEPILQRLTRAPGNNADIGGLKVVAENGWFAARPSGTEDVYKIYAESFRDEVHLQSIIQEARAIVGAAFAGT is encoded by the coding sequence ATGGCCCACCCTCTCGCTGGCAAGCCCGCCCCGGTAGAACTCCTCATCGACCCCGAGAAGCTGCGCGCCCGTTACCTCGCGGAGCAGCCTGACGTCCGCGTGCCGGAGGAGCGCGTCGCCTTCGGCACGTCCGGGCACCGCGGCTCCTCCGCGCGCCGCAGCTTCAACGAAGCCCACATCGTCGCGGTGACGCAGGCCGTCTGCGAGTACCGCCAGCAGCAGGGCATCGACGGCCCGCTGTACCTGGGCATGGACACGCACGCCCTCTCCGAGCCGGCGCAGCGCACCGCGCTCGAAGTCCTCGCCGCCAACGGCGTGCAGGTGCGCTTCACCGACGGCGCCACGCCCACGCCCGTCATCTCCCACGCCATCCTCGTCTTCAACCAGGGCCGCACCTCCGGGCTCGCGGACGGCATCGTCATCACCCCGTCCCACAACCCGCCCGAGGACGGCGGCATCAAGTACAACCCGCCCAACGGCGGCCCCGCGGACACCAACGTCACCGCCGGCATCGAGCGCCGCGCCAACGAGCTGCTCGGCAACGGCAACGCGGGCGTGAAGCGCATCCCCTACGAGCGGGCCCGCACCGCGCCCACCGTGAAGCCCCACGACTTCATCACCCCGTACGTGGAGGACCTGGGCAGCGTGGTGGACATGGAGGCGCTGCGCGGCGCGAAGCTGAAGATTGGCGCGGACCCGCTGGGCGGCTCCAACGTCGACTACTGGGAGCCCATCGCCACGCGGTACGGGCTGAACCTGCACGTGGTGAACCCCACGGTGGACCCGACGTTCCGTTTCATGCCGCTGGACCACGACGGGAAGATCCGCATGGACTGCTCGTCGCCGTACGCCATGGCGAACCTGGTGCGGCTGAAGGACCAGTACGACATCGCCTTCGGCAACGACGCGGACTCGGACCGGCACGGCATCGTCACGCGCAGCATGGGGCTGATGAACCCCAACCACTACCTGGCGGTGGCCATCCACTACCTCTTCCGCAACCGGCCCGGCTGGAAGCCCGGCACGGCGGTGGGCAAGACGCTGGTGAGCAGCAGCCTCATCGACCGCGTGGCGAAGGACCTGGGCCGCCGCGTCGTCGAGGTGCCGGTGGGCTTCAAGTGGTTCGTGGACGGGCTGGTGGACGGCTCGCTGGGCTTCGGCGGCGAGGAGAGCGCCGGTGCGTCCTTCCTGCGCCGGGACGGCTCGGTGTGGACCACGGACAAGGACGGCATCATCCTGGACCTGCTGGCCGTGGAGATTCTCGCGCGCACCGGCAAGGACCCGGGCGAGCACTACCGCGACCTGGCCTCCCGCTTTGGCGCGCCGCTGTACACGCGCATCGACCAGCCGGCCACGCCCGCGCAGAAGTCGGCGCTGAAGAAGCTGTCCCCGGACGTGGTGAAGGCCACCACGCTCGCGGGCGAGCCCATCCTCCAGCGACTCACCCGCGCGCCCGGCAACAACGCGGACATCGGCGGCCTCAAGGTCGTGGCGGAGAACGGCTGGTTCGCCGCGCGCCCCTCCGGCACCGAGGACGTCTACAAAATCTACGCGGAGAGCTTCCGCGACGAGGTGCACCTCCAGTCCATCATCCAGGAGGCGCGCGCCATCGTCGGCGCGGCCTTCGCCGGGACGTAG